In Sphaeramia orbicularis chromosome 12, fSphaOr1.1, whole genome shotgun sequence, the following proteins share a genomic window:
- the rint1 gene encoding RAD50-interacting protein 1, with amino-acid sequence MAASTSAGQTRTKDTSSASVLSKEQDSDVFPGELQDYVVDFLETEVLSDLKSLKHVGYLLDKLKKENIELEEQVLSVSDSVPPKVFAALSAAEEARCSLEDLMQREQVISDELQQHLQKAQPYMDNFGQALNQVDIIERHMKYLRCLQYIEELSSAVQQCLMTNSVWEAIKAVDNMAALVAGLNESRCSHLQNFLRETLHFWHKIIKDRLASDFEKVLTQLHWPILSPPAQSLTPTANSQEIHSQLEVLVSQLLALQTSDDIISQSPSASRSDAPSASPQSQAPPLCLPIQIMLLPLSRRFRYHFYGNRQTNSLSKPEWYLTQVLMWMTYSSTFLEEKIQPILDRASATIKARVELCRGLLSLVQDKVAVDASRLLYDDGLFCHLVEEVLQFEKELRTQQLYPAALPGLLHLLLDDAVLQKWLTMEKKMAVEKVDAMLSAEGAWTSQYKDISDMDELKAPDCAETFMTLLQVITDRYRALPCPSAQLKFLELQRELVDDFRIRLTQVMKEESRCPMGVRYCAILNAVNYISTILGDWEDNVFFLQLQQTAVSLGEEAVLGNLGVMEIGRLASLEGSLFEGLLALLDRLKADMMGRLLDGIMREISEKAKPYCQDRWLSLPSQQDQSIMSLSSSACPMMLCVRDRLLNLHQVLSVTLFQLAWQGLAERLDNFLYQDVILSNHFSDGGAAQLHFDMTRNLFPLFGHYCKRPENFFKHVKEACIILCLNVGSAILLRDLLKESEEETGDWKSGDPSPESALNELGVYCLASCDVLILLNLRASWPGQ; translated from the exons ATGGCGGCGAGCACATCAGCAGGGCAAACTAGGACCAAAGATACTTCATCAGCCTCCGTCCTCTCAAAAGAACAGGACAGTGATGTTTTTCCAGGTGAACTGCAGGACTATGTGGTGGACTTCCTGGAAACGGAGGTCCTCAGCGACCTGAAGTCCCTCAAACATGTAGGATATCTGCTGGACAAACTGAAGAAGGAAAACATCGAGCTGGAGGAACAG GTATTAAGTGTATCCGATTCTGTCCCTCCTAAAGTGTTTGCagctctgtctgcagctgaggaGGCCAGATGTTCTCTGGAGGACCTGATGCAGAGAGAGCAAGTCATCTCAGATGAGCTGCAACAG CATCTACAGAAAGCCCAACCTTATATGGACAATTTTGGACAAGCACTTAACCAAGTGGACATCATTGAGAGACACATGAAATACTTGAGGTGTCTTCAGTATATTGAGGAACTCAG CTCTGCAGTCCAGCAGTGTCTGATGACGAACAGTGTATGGGAGGCCATCAAGGCCGTAGACAACATGGCTGCACTAGTTGCTGGACTAAATGAGTCAAGATGTTCACACCTTCAGAACTTCCTCCGAGAAACACTTCACTTCTGGCACAAGATCATCAAAGACAGATTGGCCAG TGATTTTGAGAAAGTGTTGACTCAGCTTCACTGGCCGATCCTCTCGCCTCCTGCCCAGTCGCTGACACCCACTGCCAATTCTCAGGAGATCCACAGCCAGCTGGAGGTGCTGGTCTCACAGCTGCTGGCCCTGCAGACCTC TGATGACATAATCTCTCAGAGTCCATCGGCCTCCCGTTCAGATGCTCCCTCTGCCTCTCCTCAGTCTCAGGCACCTCCCCTCTGTCTTCCCATCCAGATCATGCTGCTGCCTCTGAGCAGGAGGTTCAGATATCACTTTTATGGGAATCGACAAACCAACTCCCTCAGCAAG CCAGAGTGGTACCTCACACAGGTTCTGATGTGGATGACCTATAGCTCAACATTCCTAGAGGAAAAGATTCAACCTATCCTGGATCGAGCAAGTGCCACCATTAAGGCCAGG gtggaGCTGTGCAGAGGTCTCCTGTCTCTGGTTCAGGACAAGGTGGCCGTCGATGCGTCTCGGCTGCTCTATGATGATGGGCTCTTCTGTCACTTGGTGGAGGAGGTGCTGCAGTTTGAGAAGGAGCTGCGGACCCAGCAGTTGTACCCAGCGGCCCTGCCTGGTCTCCTGCACCTCCTGCTCGACGATGCAGTTCTGCAGAAATGGCTCACCATGGAAAAGAAGA TGGCAGTGGAGAAAGTGGATGCCATGTTGTCAGCGGAGGGAGCGTGGACATCTCAGTACAAAGACATCAGTGACATGGACGAGCTAAAGGCTCCGGACTGTGCTGAGACTTTCATGACTCTACTTCAAGTCATCACTG ATCGCTACCGGGCCTTGCCATGTCCATCCGCTCAACTGAAGTTTCTGGAGCTGCAGAGAGAACTTGTAGATGACTTCCGTATTCGACTCACCCAG GTGATGAAGGAAGAGTCTCGTTGTCCAATGGGTGTCCGTTATTGTGCCATCCTTAATGCTGTCAATTACATTTCAACTATTCTCGGAGACTGGGAAGACAATGTG TTTTTCCTGCAGTTGCAGCAGACAGCAGTGTCACTTGGTGAAGAGGCGGTTCTGGGAAACCTGGGGGTGATGGAGATCGGGCGACTGGCGTCCCTGGAGGGTTCTCTGTTCGAAGGTCTCTTAGCTTTGCTGGATCGACTAAAAGCAGATATGATGGGAAGACTACTGGATGGGATAATGAGAGAAATCTCTGAAAAAGCAAAGCCATACTGTCAAGACAG GTGGTTATCCTTACCATCCCAGCAGGACCAGTCCATCATGTCCCTGTCAAGTTCAGCCTGTCCCATGATGCTTTGCGTGAGGGACAGATTATTGAACCTTCATCAGGTCCTCAGTGTTACTCTGTTCCAACTGGCCTGGCAGGGCCTGGCAGAACGGCTGGACAACTTTCTTTACCAGGAT GTCATCCTGTCGAATCACTTCAGTGATGGAGGAGCAGCTCAGCTTCATTTTGACATGACCAGAAACCTGTTTCCTTTGTTTGGACACTATTGTAAAAGACCTGAgaatttttttaaaca TGTTAAAGAAGCATGCATCATTTTATGCCTCAATGTGGGCTCTGCTATTCTTCTGAGGGACCTTCTGAAGGAGTCGGAGGAAGAGACGGGGGACTGGAAAAGTGGGGATCCTTCACCGGAGTCTGCATTAAATGAGTTGGGGGTTTACTGTTTAGCATCATGTGACGTTTTGATTCTCCTCAACCTCAGAGCCTCCTGGCCTGGACAGTAA